A stretch of the Xiphias gladius isolate SHS-SW01 ecotype Sanya breed wild chromosome 19, ASM1685928v1, whole genome shotgun sequence genome encodes the following:
- the mrpl1 gene encoding 39S ribosomal protein L1, mitochondrial, whose product MEIRFFLSMGTVENVSSFSHGPKAFPDMATCTRNVWKVLAGCQRQLLSASGPSYTGVSHTAQRTLPVRTFAAVRALKKDKKEVAEKEVKKEKRVIDDTNRHKPYGKTSWAPVDDVYIMRYYPRTIYNAADAVDLLKNFQVLDFTPHSQPVYIDLKLDMKLEKKKKVDSFVSTVHLPYPFRTEMNKVLVFTEDANQVKVAQENGAVFAGGEELIQPILDDEISADFYVAVPDVLPKLVPLKNKLRKKFPKSKRGSVGTNIPKMLELFQTGHEYMVESDCYVRTQIAMLDMPKDHILANLQTILIDVCSHRPANMGPFIERAIIASHTSEALWFRSEDVLLKPAETKEE is encoded by the exons ATGGAGATTCGGTTTTTCCTCTCGATGGGAACCGTTGAGAACGTATCGTCGTTTTCACACGGACCAAAGGCATTCCCAGACATGGCAACTTGCACGCGGAACGTGTGGAAAG ttttagcaGGATGTCAGAGGCAGCTGCTGAGCGCCAGCGGTCCCTCTTACACGGGGGTCTCACACACCGCACAGAGGACTCTCCCTGTCAGGACATTTGCAGCTGTCAG GGCActaaagaaagacaagaaagaggtcgcagagaaggaggtgaagaaagaaaagagggttATCgatgacacaaacagacataagCCTTATGGCAAGACGTCGTGGGCACCTGTGGATGATGTGTACATTATGAGGTACTACCCCAGGACCATCTACAATGCAGCTGATGCCGTCGACCTGCTGAAGAACTTCCAGGTGTTGGACTTCACTCCCCACAGCCAGCCTGTTTACATCGATCTGAAGCTAGACATGAAACTGGAGAAAAAG AAAAAAGTCGACTCCTTTGTCAGCACCGTGCACTTACCTTACCCCTTCCGGACGGAGATGAACAAAGTTTTAGTTTTCACTGAG gatGCTAATCAAGTTAAAGTTGCTCAGGAGAACGGAGCTGTGTTTGCTGGAGGGGAAGAGCTCATACAGCCG ATCTTAGATGACGAGATCTCAGCAGACTTCTACGTAGCAGTTCCAGATGTACTGCCGAAGCTTGtaccactgaaaaacaaactgaggaaGAAGTTTCCAAAGAGCAAGAGAG GGTCAGTTGGCACGAATATTCCCAAGATGTTGGAGTTGTTTCAAACCGGTCATGAGTACATGGTGGAGAGCGACTGCTACGTCAGGACCCAGATAGCCATG CTTGACATGCCCAAAGACCACATCTTAGCCAACCTGCAGACTATCCTGATTGATGTTTGCTCCCACCGACCGGCCAATATGG GACCTTTCATCGAGCGGGCGATCATCGCCAGTCACACCAGCGAAGCTCTGTGGTTCAGGAGTGAAGATGTCTTACTGAAACCGGCAGAGACGAAGGAGGAATGA